The sequence below is a genomic window from Anopheles cruzii chromosome 3, idAnoCruzAS_RS32_06, whole genome shotgun sequence.
ATGAGACTAGCTTGCTGCACGAAATCCACAAGTAATACTGAGCTTAGCTAGTGTAAACGCGAGCTCCTAAGCTGCCACTAAATATTCGCAATTACTCGCCGCGCGGATCCGCAGAGGgggcacacagcagcagctggtctAAGCACGGTCAGTTTCGCacttgcgtgtgtgcgttctGAATTGTTTGTCGGGAGAGATCGCGCGTCGGTGTCGATCGTCTAAGGtcggtgtttatttttgtttttatttctacGTACCACCACAACCGTCCGGCTAGGGCTAAGTGAATCAATAGAACAACCCCGTTTGCATGAGTGCGGTGGTGTTGCGTTTGTGTAGTTGTGAAAGGGCGACCAACTGTTTACGGTCGGTAAACAAACACCAGCTTTAGCACTTTATACTGGAGCCAGATCTACTCGATAAGATGAGATTAAACAGCCACAGAGTCGACAAGACAGTGAGTGAGAACTTCCCGTTTGTGTGAATGGATCTACCCTCAATTAAGGTGTCCCCGTTATCAGTTACCTTGCAGCTGTAACATTCTATGGAACAATAGGGGCTTTAATTgtggaaagtgtttttgtAGGTCAAACCAAAACTCTACTAAAGGAAGCATAGTAAACAAGGCGTAGAATAAAACCTCTTTTGTAGCCGAAATAGAATTCAATAAATTACACCCGCCATTTATTTCCATGTAGCTGCTAGGTTTTCttgaaaatgataaattatgaaTGACATAACGTTATCAAGGTCACATTTCTGTAGAACCCTGACACATGGCTGTTGACGGAGTTTCCTTGAAAACTGCATAAAGCATGAGCTTGGCCCATCTGACACCAACCGATTATGATACCAGGACCCAGGATACCAACATGCCACACGTACAACgcgaaggcaaaaaaacacaacgatcAATAGAGTAACACAACAAATGGCTTTTCCGTACGAGTTTCCAATATTGCTCCACGCGGATTGATAACATTCAACACAACCATCAATGACCCTTTCCGTCAGACACACCTTTCAAACGACACTTCGTTTCTGGATCGAAACTCTCGTACTAAACGGTGGCACGATTTTTGTAACCACAACCCAATTTTGTGCAGCAATTTGATGACTAAAATTATGAAAACTTTGTTTACATCGATATCCTCTTACTCCCATTGGTAGTAAACGGTTCTCTCCGACGCTCCCGCAAGACCCTTTTCTGAGCGAAAAAAGAGAGTTTTAGTGTACCGAAGAGAATAAAAGgacaagagagaaagaaacaacgTTCTCAACTGAActcaagagagagaaagagaaagaaagagagaaagagagaaagagagagagagatgtgCAGTTCTCTCGATTCCTTTTTAAAGGAGAGACTAACCGTGATGATTGATCCCCGTTCAAAAGGGATGAAGGGACATTCGCAATGAAAATGCCACGTGTTACTAATGAAAACCTAGATCTAGATCTTTTATTTCAACGGTACCGCATGGATGCTTTTACAATCGTTAATATGGTACAACAAGGTCGTGAAGGCGTTGCGGTGGAATACTACCAGAAAAAACGGTGAAACCTAACGCCAAACATGTCTGCCTCGGGCCCGTCAACTACGAAAATTATTGCTATTGCCCTAATATTACTAATGTTTTACTTGCGCCTCCCATGTGGTGCACCAAACGAACTGTGTAACACTTTGTAGCTGGTTCCGGTTTTGGCACAATGCCAAGATAGAAAAGCGTCTCATTCAGATCGCGCTTCGTCTCGTTCCTCACTATTAAAGCTGTTTAACACGATCCACTTTTAGTCCTGCTCAAAGTTTGAATCCTCGCGATTGTCCCTCGTATTAGTGTTCTCCAGGAACGGGACGGCTTTTCGGCTTACTTACTTAAGGGTTCCTAAAACTTTTTGtaacaatttttcaataacATTAAATATGTGAATCAATCTGGTAGCTGTCGGCTTCTTCGAGCATGTTGCGGAAATTCGGTCGTCCGTTCGGGACGAAGCCATTCTTCGCACCACTGCCTATTTTCCCGTTGCCCGGCAGGTGCCCATTGACGAGACTAACGTGGTGGCTAATCGTCGGCACCGCCCCCGGCATGTCCGGTTCCAGATCCTGTACGATCTCATCCGCGCTGTTCCGTTGGGACGCACGCTGTAGAACGGTCCTGAAGGTGCCTATTTGGACCGCCGGCACATCGGAGTCCTTGGCGGGGTCGACGGTGGCGCCCGAGTTCAACACACGCTCCATGTTGACGCGCACGATCCGCTCAAACTCTCGCTGCACCGACGGACTGTCCGTGTCCCCATCAACCTTGAGTGggcaaacagaacaaaaaccCTGCCGATTACTTGTTCAAGGATGCCTAATTCGAGTGATACGTagtgaataataaaaacacaagAGCACACGTGCCGGCCCACGGCCCCCCGGGGCGATCCATTGACAAACTTCCACCCAATTAATTATGGATCGGGGAAATTAACTTATTCGATTGGCGGTGACGATGGAGCAATTTATATTGCTAAACGGCCAACGGCCGCGAACGCCCGCGCTACTTACGATGGTGAGCCTTCCGGCGGTGTCCATCTCTTTGAGCATCGGTAGCGTTAGCTCCCGGAACAGTTCCAAGCGGCGCCTGAAGGACGAAACGGTATCATCGAGACGACCACGGCCAAGCTGGAGCTTCGAGCAGTCCAGCAGAATGATTGGTGGCTTCTGGTTGAACTGTGGATGAAATTGGAAAGaatattactttttttttggtgttgtttacgtttcgtATTTACCTTGCGCTCAAACTCCGAAACTTGGTCCATGTCACGCGGATAgccgtcgatgatgatgcctCGCCTGTCGGCCATCTGACCCAACTGGCTCTCGATCAGCGCGTTCAGCGACTTCTTCGGAACCATCTCGCCGGCGGTAATTGCCTCCTTGATGGCGTAATTATCTGACCCAACCCGTGGTCCAGATTCGGCCACCGCCCGCAAGGATCTTCCCACACTGGCACAGTAAAGAGTAGTCGAAAATAGGTCAAATTGAAATGTAAACCACGGAAGGCATTAGTTTCATTTTGCCATCACTTTCCTACCTGAAGTGGGCCCACCCGGGGTTTGTGCCGACCACTTTTAGACACAGGCTGGCCTTATTGCTTCCCGGCCCACCGATCACCCAAAGAACCGGTGGAACACGACCATTCCGTGGCAGCGGACGATCGTGCTCCACATCACCGAAGTCAACGGTCGAAGCCGTCTCGCTGTTATCGTGACGAGCCGACTGGCGCAGACCAGTGCGTGACTGCTGCCGCAGTCCGTGGGACGTGGGGCGCGCCATCTGCTCACCGGACGGCCGGGCGACAGGCGGAGACGTACGCGTATGGTTTAATTCTACTTGATGTGATGGAGCTGCAATGACCTTAGGTTGACTAGGTGCCGTGTCTACACTAACTATACTGCCGGGAATGTCATCTACGCCCCTGCCCATACCTGCGACTCCGTTTAACAGTGCTTCCTGATTCTCTTGCGCACCGAGAATGTCTAGCACCGCGGTGCGAAAGTCTTTGTACACCTCCGCCGGCGATCGTTCCCCGTTGATCTGCAAAGAGAACCATTCTTAGAGGAAACCCCTTGCACAGAGATTGCGAACTAGTTACCGCAATCAACATGTCGCTCTGATCGAAATAGTCCGCCACGGGCATGACGTTTTTGAAGAAATTTTCCAACTCCATTTTGGCCAACGACAGCACGACGTGGCCCAGCTTGGCACCGTAGTCTATTTGCTTCTGCAGTACAGCCTGACGCCAGGAGATCAGTATTACACCATTTATTACCTGAATCTGcgaacagagaaagagagagacagagatagagTGAGTTTCCCGTTCCTTGCACCGGATGTGCCGGACCAACCTTCTCGGAGTACTCGACAACGTCCCGCATCGATCGTGGGTACCCGGAGACAAGGTATGTTTTGGCAGCTGGggacattttcatttcaagcATCAGTACTTCCGTTACCGTTCGCGAAGATAGTTGGGAGAAGTCTTGCATATCTGTGGGGAGGAAAAGGTTTGTTTCGTTAATCCAGCGCTCCTTGAGGATCCTCTTCAATTAACCACCCCCGAACTGAGCTCTAAACTAGAACAATAAACCGGAGTGGTGTCCGGACCACAGGAGTTGATATGGTAATGTGTAGCGTTTCGGTTAAATGATTGTGTTAGGTGCGCTATTTGACCTCAATCAATATTTGATTAATTCATCAACCTGTCAGGGTCTTTTTCTGCCTACGCCGGTATCCTACATTTCTTGAGGTCCAGCTGGCCCTCAGTATAATCTGAACCCAATCAAGGACTATCGGAAATCGATAGGGGTAAAATTCTTCATGGTCAATTGGACGGCGCTCTGCTTCTTGTGGGAATCGAACGATGAAAAGTTCATGTCGCAATTATCTCCCGGCCGGAGGACTGGCCATCAGGACTGTACGGAATCGATTCCCCTGTTCGTTGGCCGACCCAGCGTTAGGCGCAAAGCATTGACAATTTGCAGGAAAATTGCCGTGACGAAACGGACGTCGAAAGCTCTGACGTTGTCTGGTCGCGGGGTCTACGTGGTGCCGAAGATGTCTACGATGTATCGAATGATAATTACGCTAAGCTATTGATTTTGTTCCACTGGCCACCGTCATTTTACTTGCATGATCCTATTATCGCCAGTAGACAGGGCTGCATAGGAATTTATTCATGAACCGAAACGGACGGTTATGACTAACGAATAAGACACTGGCCCCGGCGGCAGACTGGCCTTCCCTTCTACTACTACTGTATTGGCACGTGTTGTTTGCGACGACCGATCCCGAAAACCAAGACCTACCATTCCCGATGGCGTACTGTTGAAGTAAGTCCATCATGTTGATGTGCGTTACACCGCGGCGCTCCTGCATCAGAGTATCGCAGTGCGTCACTTTACCACTACCGGGGCCACCTGGACGAGTGAATCAGTGAtttgtaaattaaaatacTTGCTAACAGATATGGCCAGATTACTGCCGGATCAAAGTCTGAGCCATACCTAGAACGAATATGACAGGCACTTTCGGAGGATCGAATTTCACTTTGCCGACGTTCTGCATGCCGTTGTTGGCGCTCCGCGGAGTGCGCACTGCGGTGGAACGAGATCCTTGTCCTCCACCTTTCCAGTCGGGGTCCTCTATGTCGGACGCACTGTTGTTTTTGTCTTTACCGATACAAAAAAGTCGAAACAAAGTATCCATAAGAGGTCATGTTATCTGTCGCCCCAGTAGTGGTCAGTAGGCAAATCGAAGCGAAGTTGTGGTTTGAATCATGTGACGCTCTTACCTGTATCTAGACAAATACCCATTATCCATTCGAGTTTTATTGTGATATTCAAATAGTTGTACACAATCAATTTATGCCTTTGCGACACACGCGATCCCACCAGGATGCATCAATGGAAGTGATCGTTAGGTTATCGCCACCGATGGTGTCATAGTACGCCACCTCTGCGGTTGCCGTATTCGTCGCGCACAATACTCCTGTGCGGTGCaactttttatttcacttgTCCACCTTTTTAAACTGATCTGATTCTACACCAAACTATCGATGAGCGGtcgacgaaaaagaaataagTGTTTTCACGGTGCCACCACTTAATTGCTGTCCACTGACCGAAGAGCCCTTAACGAACGCCGCGTGCGGCCTTGTGGCGGAAAATGATGATGCTTAAGGGCGGATACGGATCGTCAATATGCCTGGACGGGGCGCTACCGGGCGCTCCGATAGCGTGCACGTTGCCACAGGAGTAAACACAATTATAACTCGATAAGAGTGTACTATAAGATATTATTTCgtcaaaacaaaccatcaaGAGGTTCTCCCCCAGGAACCGTGGTTTAATGAAATGTCCTCGATCGTTACGTACATTAGTAAGGAGAGGAGTCTAACGGTGCCATTGGTCACGAACAAATTTCAACTCGAACGCCGGACAATGAATGGAAGCTTCAAAGTAAGCAGATAGAGCTAGGAAAAACACCGTTCGACAGCTTTATTGCGTGAGTGCTGTGAGCAAATTTCCGATGAATCAGCGGATCAGGGGACAACAACTGGTCTGTCGCGGACCACGGCACCGTTTGGTCATGCCGGCGGCAAGTGTCCTGAGTGTACATTCAATGAAACATTAATCATGTTTTGGCTTGCTGGAGCCATGCATGTAGATGTACCGACAATTTAGTGTAATTTCACCTCATGTCCGCCATGTCCATAAATCTTTCTTTTCGAATTGTGTTTCAAACGCACTCATATCACTGTTTGATCCCTCTGGGAActtttgaatgaaatgaaaaaacatAATCCtagtaaaattaaaatcacgCACTGATGGTAGAATTTAAAAATCTcagtaaaatttaaatactGACACCCTTTTCGTATCACTTTTTCCAACAGACACATATAGATTGAACCAACATCACAGCACCCACAGCTACGTGCTTTGCGATTTCAATCTAATGCCGGTAGTAATGGTGAAAAATCGATATGTTCGATCgaaacaacggcaaaaacgCCAAACAAAGGTACGTCCGGCATAGGTGCACTATATGAGGTCCTACGAGAGATCAACATACGAGTTCTACTATTGACCACGGGGCATTCTAGAAGACGACCTAGTCGCTTGTTTCACTACCACTCTATGATGTGCTTTTGTCAGTCATTTAAACACTTGTACGACCTTTAACATTACGTCGAGTACAGTCTATCGACCATCATCACCGTAGCCGATAATCTTCATCGTATCTCGTAGTACACAATCTTCCCAACCGTTTCACCGTAACGCAGCGATAGTAAACGGCACAAACATCATACATTTGAAATGGACGAAACTTTTACTACACTTTTCCCAAATCGTAGCAATCCTGGAGCGCAACAGTAGAGAATCGTGGGTCTCAGTAAAGCCCACAAATTAGCAGACACGTCGTAGAAAGCGTGACCAACATGTTACAAGCACACCGTCCCGAATGCCGACACTCACTGTCATTGTCGTGGCACTGGCCGATGCTTTTTACCAGCGGGACCTGGGGTTGAATAATTGATAGTTAGCGAGGACGATTCGGCTTCTCGTGAACCTATCGTGCTACGCTCCTACGCTACTCGTGTGGCTGATTGTAGCCCCCGAAGCCTGGCGGAGGTCCGTATGGAGACCACGAACCCATGTGTACTTCTTCACACTGATCCCATACTGATTGCCATTTCCGGTGTACTACTATCTCGCGTCACTTGCAACCAGAGTGTGTGTCAGTGTTTGTGGTCACGCAGCGCAGAACATAGTATAGCCACCCAGGATACCCAGGAGGGCCACACTAAGAAGTGTACCCAGAACATACCTGATATGGCTTGGGGCGCGCAGAATGCTTCTGTTCCCTGATTCGCGGCGGCTTTCCCtgttcgatggaggcgcccagttCGTATTTGCAATTGTTTTAGCGGGAACGATCATTTATaagccatttttgtttcatatgTTCAATTCATATCCTTCGATTGTCGCTCTTCGCGGTATCCGCTTTTCTGTTTACCTCAAACTGATTAAATATGCAACAAAAAGTACCAGTTTGTTTGAACGTTGGCCATAACACGAAGCACACGAACTTTGGGTGGTGGGAAAACCGGTGAAGTTTCCGATCGCCAAATGGTCGTGACGATCTTGAAAATtccataaattatttcaaattaCTGGAACCTTACCAGATGCTCCAACTGGAAGGACCTCTTTGCCCATCGATTGGTTTTAATAGCATTTTTCAACGCCCTTGCCCGGCATTACCGGGTGCGCTGATGATTGGAAGCCATGCGTCACACGGACAAAAAGTTCACACAGAAGCAAGCATAGTCCTGGACCTCTAATGATCCCTTCTAAAAGTTGGCGACAACTGGCGGTGTCAGTGTTCTTCGAGCTAATTACATCAGGTCCACGTTTTAGGTCAGAGCCTTCGCTTCTACGGTTATGATTTGATACGGTGGTGTCCCACCTTCTTTGCTTCGACCGTTTCACCTGCTTTCGTCGCATCATACACTCTATCATTTATGAAACAGTCATGGGACGAGTACAATCTAATCAGCGGGTTGACGATCTCGGCCATTGAATTTAAATACTGAcacagcaaaaagaaaacaagaaccGGCGATGGGAAGGATATACATTGTAACACCGTGTATTATATTAGCAAAcgtaaatacataaataagCAAGAAAATATACATCGCTCTAAAATTTCACGTGCTTGAAATATGTGTGAAACAGAGCTTAGCCATCTAGCTTAGCCATCAGTCACTGTTGCTCATCGTCTTATTCGTGTTGCATGGCAAGGCCGAGGAACTGGCGGCAATGGGATGCAAATAAGAAATTATCGCAAGACTACACACAGCAAACGAATTGGCAAATAATCGTTTTCATGTGGCTCGTGCTATTGTTCGAGtgaattattaaaaatcaACACGGCAAGCACGGCCTCACCTGCTTCAATTCCCAACGTGAATAATTCAAAATAAACGGCCTCGTGTATTCGATACTATGAATAATAACACTGGAAATGATACAACAAGTACCCAAAAAATCTTAAGACGTTTTAACTTCACGGATGAATCATTAATTCGTGTCAAAGCTATTTAAAACTATCCCATTGTCCAATAGAGCGGCAAGATAAACTAATGTCCAATGATTTCAGGAGCGTCAATATGTTAGGCGAGTGCTCGGTTCCAGTTTCTATGAGCCATGGTAACAGAAATTATCAAACCATGAAATAAATGGGAAATAACTGTTCACAATGTGGTTTACTATTGAAATTGTTAGTTTACTGAAGTTTGTGgaattgttgaatgtttcaCATACTTTTATTAACTGATTTAAATTAtatgaaatattttcaaaacgtGAATTTGCTACGGCCCTGTTTTAGTACAACTGTATCTTTTTGCTCAGCCCTGCtgacatttgttttgttgatgttcTAATGTTTTCACAAATCAGCATCAAAGTTTGAAGTAGAGTTTTCTCTTTAATTGTgtaaaaacatggaaaaacTACCGAAATCGTCCAAAGGACACCGGTTCGATAACAGTTTGATATGTATTGAGTATCCTGGGGCGATTTCAAACGTTGACCGTATGTTGCATACACTTGGTGGCCTGCGTGAAATCAGTACCGTAAGTGCCGATCGTTTGCTAATGGTTGCAAAGTTTGGCCAATCCAGatcctttcgtttttctataGACCTTTGAACAAGATAAACGCCGCATAGAACTACGCTTTCGACCCGATTGCATGTTCGCGAAACCGACCTATGCTGACGGTGCAGGAGCAACAGGTCTAGCCCTCAAAGTAGTGGTGCGACGGAAGAAAACGAATCCGGATGAAGCGGTTATAAAATCGACCAAAATTATCGGATGCGTACGGCGGATCTACAAATTCAACGCAATGTGCGATTTTCAGCAGCTGCCGGTTTATCGGAATGCTGAAAGTAGAAAGGTGGAATGCCTGCACGACGAAATCGTTCCTAAAGGTGTGTGCACTACAAGCCCCTTGGATCGCAAGACCGAGATTCCGTTCTTTCTGCCTCCGACCTGCTTCAGCCGCACGGATGTGGTGAATTTTAGTGTGCTTCGCGAGAAAAAATTGACAGACTCGGAAATTCCGGCAGAACGAAAGTCGAGACTGCTACGACAAAAGTACGGCATATATCACCCGTACACCATGACCGAACCCATACCGGCGCAATCGAACAAAAAGTACCAGGAGATGCTGGCTACTCGGATGATCCCGAAGAAGAACATCGAAGACATACAGGCGGCATTCGATGCGAGACCGATATGGACCAAGAGTGCGCTGCGGAACATCAATCGGTTCGATATCAGCCACGACACGATCTCAACGATTCTGCCAGCCGTCGGATTCTACTACGTGAACGGCCCTTGGCGGGGCACCTGGGTACGGTATGGGTACGATCCGCGAAAGCATTTCGAAGCCAGGATGTACCAGCTGTTGGACTTTCGCGTACGCTCCATTGATGCGCTGCACGAGTcgattaaaattaaacgaCGTGCCACGGGCAAACTCAACTACCGTATCGGCGGTATGCAGGTTCCCAAAGATGAGCAACCCACCTATGAAAACAGCATCTTCACCGAAGATACTGTCCCACATCATCGCATCATATTCTACCAGTACTGTGACattcatttgaaaaaaatcaaagaaatgCTAAACAAAGTGCCATCTCCTATGAGTGGGACAGTTTGCGACGAACGCAACGGCTGGCTGCCGAACCGTTTCGATGACCAATGCCGCAACATAATGATGGAGGTGGTTCTGAACAATATCCGCAAACTGCGAGCATCGAATCCGGAAGCCTACGAAGAAATGGACTCCGTTTCGGAGGATGCAGATGGTTTGGCAGATTTAAGCGAAGTGGATGATGAACCACTTTCAGATGCAAGCATGGGGTCGGTTGATGAACTGAAttgataagaaaacaaaagaataaaTTCAATATTGTCCTTGCATTTGCTATGAAGCTTTGTTTGCTCGTCATTCTTGAAGCCTCTTCCAGCAACCCTGCACACGGTACTGACAAACTGTCAAATGCCTTGACACGAAAACATTGACGCGATATTAGAAAAAGCAGTGTTGATCCTTGATTGAATGGTGCAAAATAGGGCATGAAAAGTATCCTTTTTCCGTGATTCATACACCAATGGAGCTGGTACAAGATTACGAACAGCAATACGCTGTGCAGACGGCTGAAATTACTGCCCAAATCGGTCGGATCGCTGCATGTAGTGGCGGTAAGTGATAATTATGGTCCTTATCAGTAGAATATGGTAGATCGCATGCCTCACTCCACTTCACTCTGAATCATTGGATTGGCTTTGTTTTTGCagcggaacgaaacaaactcATTTCGGACATTGACCGCCAGCTGGAAGAATCACAAGAATTGCTCGAGCAAATCGGACTAGAAATTCGTGACATCCCGCAGACTTCCCGGGCCGCCTATACATCCCGATTGAACTGCTATCAGGCCGAATGGAAACGATTGCAACAGGAATTCAACAATGCAAAGATAGTGCGCTCGAAGGCGGGTTACGATTCGTCCGTTGACGAATTTGACGAAGTCGGCATACAGGAAGATCAGAAACGTCGGCTGCTCGATAACACGGAGCGATTAGAACGGACCGGCAACTATCTTAACGATGCATACCGGGtttcgatcgaaacggaacaggtTGGTGCGCAGGTCTTGGCCGACCTGAGCCAACAGCGCGAAACCATACAGCGGTCACGTGGAAGGGTAATATTTACGGGAACGTGCTCTCCAACCACCAACAGCGTAAGATTAACgcgttttttccgttttagCTTCGCGAAGCCGACGCCGATTTGAGTCGATCTTCGCGGATTCTGAACTCAATGATAATGCGTGCAATGAGGGACAAATTCATCCTCGTTGTGGTAGTTGTCGCTATATTTCTAGTACTTGTTTtaagtatttatttttccatttcctaAACTCCATTGACCGGAGGCAGTCCAgttgatttttaatttgtttttttgctttaaacTTGTTATATAGCAGCTTAGGTAGGTACGAAATGCTTTTAGTTAAGCCCCGTTTGAATGCTTTGTGATATGTACCGTTAACAGATTGTATTTTACTTTTCTGCTAAAGAATCCAGTAAATATGTTTCCATTCTAATGCAGTATCATTGATAGATATAAACCACAAAATACATGCCTAATAAACAATCCTGCGAtcgttgttttaatttaaatccaTTTTCGCAGAATTGTACTATATTTGCTGTGTTTGGTTCTTTCTGGCAACACTGCATCGCAGTAATCGTTTCAACCGGCATCACTGCCCCGGTGTCAACCGGAGTCCAAATTAACATCGCACTGCTACAATCGTCAGGAGCTGCGATAAATTCACGTTTTGTGTTACGCAAAGTGTTCGAACCGGTAAATTGTGCAAGGTACGACATGTTCTTTATTAGTTGCAAATTCCAGTACCGCTTGTGAGATGAAATTGAGTTGAAAAAAGTTAC
It includes:
- the LOC128273793 gene encoding adenylate kinase isoenzyme 5 — protein: MGICLDTDKNNSASDIEDPDWKGGGQGSRSTAVRTPRSANNGMQNVGKVKFDPPKVPVIFVLGGPGSGKVTHCDTLMQERRGVTHINMMDLLQQYAIGNDMQDFSQLSSRTVTEVLMLEMKMSPAAKTYLVSGYPRSMRDVVEYSEKIQVINGVILISWRQAVLQKQIDYGAKLGHVVLSLAKMELENFFKNVMPVADYFDQSDMLIAINGERSPAEVYKDFRTAVLDILGAQENQEALLNGVAGMGRGVDDIPGSIVSVDTAPSQPKVIAAPSHQVELNHTRTSPPVARPSGEQMARPTSHGLRQQSRTGLRQSARHDNSETASTVDFGDVEHDRPLPRNGRVPPVLWVIGGPGSNKASLCLKVVGTNPGWAHFSVGRSLRAVAESGPRVGSDNYAIKEAITAGEMVPKKSLNALIESQLGQMADRRGIIIDGYPRDMDQVSEFERKFNQKPPIILLDCSKLQLGRGRLDDTVSSFRRRLELFRELTLPMLKEMDTAGRLTIVDGDTDSPSVQREFERIVRVNMERVLNSGATVDPAKDSDVPAVQIGTFRTVLQRASQRNSADEIVQDLEPDMPGAVPTISHHVSLVNGHLPGNGKIGSGAKNGFVPNGRPNFRNMLEEADSYQIDSHI
- the LOC128273361 gene encoding vesicle transport through interaction with t-SNAREs homolog 1A, translating into MELVQDYEQQYAVQTAEITAQIGRIAACSGAERNKLISDIDRQLEESQELLEQIGLEIRDIPQTSRAAYTSRLNCYQAEWKRLQQEFNNAKIVRSKAGYDSSVDEFDEVGIQEDQKRRLLDNTERLERTGNYLNDAYRVSIETEQVGAQVLADLSQQRETIQRSRGRLREADADLSRSSRILNSMIMRAMRDKFILVVVVVAIFLVLVLSIYFSIS
- the LOC128271103 gene encoding general transcription factor 3C polypeptide 5; translated protein: MEKLPKSSKGHRFDNSLICIEYPGAISNVDRMLHTLGGLREISTTFEQDKRRIELRFRPDCMFAKPTYADGAGATGLALKVVVRRKKTNPDEAVIKSTKIIGCVRRIYKFNAMCDFQQLPVYRNAESRKVECLHDEIVPKGVCTTSPLDRKTEIPFFLPPTCFSRTDVVNFSVLREKKLTDSEIPAERKSRLLRQKYGIYHPYTMTEPIPAQSNKKYQEMLATRMIPKKNIEDIQAAFDARPIWTKSALRNINRFDISHDTISTILPAVGFYYVNGPWRGTWVRYGYDPRKHFEARMYQLLDFRVRSIDALHESIKIKRRATGKLNYRIGGMQVPKDEQPTYENSIFTEDTVPHHRIIFYQYCDIHLKKIKEMLNKVPSPMSGTVCDERNGWLPNRFDDQCRNIMMEVVLNNIRKLRASNPEAYEEMDSVSEDADGLADLSEVDDEPLSDASMGSVDELN